The following are encoded together in the Trichocoleus sp. FACHB-46 genome:
- a CDS encoding caspase family protein, giving the protein MAEARFALIIANYEFQDKDNLEPLAAPAEDAKALARILENPELGEFQVKTLLNKPTRIIKQEIEAFFRARKREDLLLLYFSGHGVKDPDDGKLYFASQDTDCKFLRSTAVSAEFINSEMQRSRSKLQVLLLDCCFSGAFAKGTKTASVKTNIQDEFQGKGRVVLTATDSMNYAFEGEETDGESRCSVFTHTLVRGLETGEADLDRDGFVSTDELYNYIYERVAVEKPEQKPQKWDFGLESKILLTKVPLANVKPLIKAQKFVPDGFEILNEDFFKLRGQRQESSILKLRTATWALITQGNYIKRDQQNEALNISKQLKEFGGTSLFLIQGEPGAGKTALLKWLTYELFQNGCLVLEKKDKDQEWLKKLRSFSEQVEEQHFYVLADDVFRDESVLEELEQNPVPFPFTLLGTTRPSEDQHESLDGLGYRLNLLTIQRPSKLEKQRILSKVRQNLETKNRLDRMSSVDKNRLMNAPAMLVLMLQLTEGKPFDQIIADIVKGLPNSTSYPIYQVFGLICSFFQYGVIVPFEFIPSCLDEYHSKAVQDVIDFAETRELAGVVRTICKERFEGLGVIHELIAQKAIELNYKPRYDENPPYSARALDRYLSKIVQFLTPDNKVHKSWLCYALRLITIGNANLVRRILSDYALQMEALQQGSTISDWLVWEKMYEVIGLVDEQIRCQNQILATTPYNSSEWTYWLSLVEKFADQKQKQESISKVFAWLRINSGNRDLYNKYLVFVRKNGELDDQQEAVRQASVWLKKHPYALEVYRAYFILLKKLEKLEQIQEEITKIVVWIVDWLQEHPNDQRISKQCRLLIRDYGSSEQEKELIDRIRDQTAALFKENPDDREAFHKYLAQVKKSGTFEEKKKAIQETGSWIEIYPNDSNVRIINLSLTEEQGTREQKQKAIHETSEWLKDYPSTWQDILLKYLALIDQVGSRHHQQGAIAYIKNWLQLYPNDLAPRKHYLMLFERINVSFVELQAIVNEQWFWMSQQQKVDLDLWYVFLPILKRCNQPALIKTVTSCAIKQYPQDKKIVCYVFCYFRNYLDLETCFDLANFIFRNYKSPRTSQYKDLLSVADFFLDYDELDTAKRIYQKVLSLAKPQLNPSDDNIKFQNFLNRMVSLASIGYAHVLLKSNTPKKIADNLTHVLVSDPNNATCYWILAKSYWARGSFFYNHAIDNFRKAIDFDRRKEGFFWYEFGCFYRDALDDCIKARQCFENSLKQKTNLSACLDLAEIEIENENFSRARNLLQDGLALNLKTRLEQEKRKRLEPKIQAIQKLVQG; this is encoded by the coding sequence ATGGCTGAAGCTCGGTTTGCCTTAATTATTGCTAATTACGAGTTCCAAGATAAAGATAATTTGGAACCTTTGGCTGCTCCAGCCGAAGATGCTAAAGCTCTTGCTCGAATATTGGAAAACCCAGAGCTTGGCGAGTTTCAAGTAAAAACATTACTCAATAAACCTACACGAATTATTAAGCAGGAAATTGAAGCCTTTTTTCGTGCTCGTAAACGTGAAGACTTGCTTTTACTTTATTTTTCTGGTCATGGAGTCAAAGATCCAGATGACGGAAAACTTTACTTTGCTAGTCAGGATACTGACTGTAAATTTCTTCGCTCTACCGCTGTGTCTGCTGAATTTATTAACAGCGAGATGCAGCGTAGTCGATCGAAACTGCAAGTACTTTTACTCGACTGTTGTTTCAGTGGAGCCTTTGCAAAGGGAACAAAAACAGCTAGTGTAAAAACGAATATTCAAGATGAATTTCAGGGAAAAGGTCGGGTTGTTTTAACTGCAACTGACAGTATGAATTACGCCTTTGAGGGCGAAGAAACTGATGGTGAGAGCAGATGCTCAGTCTTTACTCATACTTTAGTAAGGGGCTTGGAAACGGGAGAAGCTGATCTAGATCGAGATGGATTTGTTTCTACTGATGAACTTTACAACTATATATATGAACGTGTGGCCGTTGAAAAGCCAGAGCAGAAGCCACAAAAGTGGGATTTTGGCTTAGAGAGCAAGATTCTCCTTACAAAAGTTCCATTAGCTAACGTTAAACCTTTAATTAAAGCTCAGAAATTTGTACCTGATGGCTTTGAAATTTTGAATGAGGATTTTTTCAAGCTTAGAGGACAACGACAAGAATCCTCAATTCTTAAATTAAGAACAGCCACTTGGGCGCTGATCACACAGGGAAATTACATTAAGCGTGATCAACAGAATGAGGCATTAAATATTTCAAAACAACTGAAAGAATTTGGAGGAACTTCGCTTTTCCTAATTCAAGGCGAGCCAGGAGCAGGAAAAACAGCATTGCTAAAATGGTTGACATATGAACTATTTCAAAACGGGTGTTTAGTTTTAGAAAAGAAAGATAAAGATCAAGAATGGCTCAAAAAGTTGCGCAGCTTCTCAGAGCAGGTTGAGGAACAACACTTTTATGTACTTGCCGATGATGTTTTTCGTGATGAATCAGTTTTAGAAGAGCTAGAGCAAAATCCAGTTCCATTCCCTTTTACTTTGCTAGGAACAACACGTCCAAGTGAAGATCAGCACGAAAGTTTGGATGGACTAGGCTATAGACTAAATTTACTCACCATTCAAAGGCCAAGCAAACTTGAGAAACAAAGAATTCTATCAAAAGTTCGTCAAAACTTAGAGACAAAAAATAGACTAGATCGGATGTCATCAGTAGATAAAAATAGACTGATGAATGCTCCAGCGATGTTGGTGTTGATGCTTCAATTAACTGAAGGAAAGCCTTTTGATCAGATTATTGCTGATATTGTTAAAGGCTTACCTAATAGTACTAGTTATCCTATTTATCAAGTTTTTGGATTGATTTGTAGTTTCTTTCAATATGGAGTTATTGTTCCGTTTGAATTTATACCTAGCTGTCTGGATGAATACCATAGCAAAGCAGTTCAAGACGTAATTGATTTTGCTGAGACAAGAGAGTTGGCAGGAGTAGTCCGTACAATCTGTAAAGAAAGGTTTGAGGGTTTAGGAGTAATTCATGAATTGATTGCGCAGAAAGCAATAGAGCTAAATTATAAACCTCGTTATGATGAAAATCCACCTTATTCAGCTCGTGCTTTAGATCGTTACCTTTCTAAAATAGTACAATTTCTAACTCCAGATAATAAAGTCCACAAATCTTGGCTATGCTATGCGCTTCGATTAATCACTATTGGTAATGCTAATCTTGTTCGAAGAATCTTAAGTGACTACGCATTACAAATGGAAGCCTTACAGCAAGGAAGCACAATATCGGATTGGTTGGTATGGGAAAAAATGTACGAAGTAATAGGTTTAGTTGATGAACAAATTAGATGCCAGAATCAAATCCTGGCTACTACACCTTACAATTCTTCCGAATGGACTTATTGGCTATCATTAGTAGAAAAGTTTGCTGATCAGAAGCAAAAGCAGGAGTCAATTTCAAAAGTCTTCGCTTGGCTTAGAATTAATTCAGGAAATCGTGATCTTTATAACAAATATCTTGTGTTTGTTAGAAAAAATGGAGAACTTGATGACCAACAAGAGGCAGTTAGACAAGCTAGTGTTTGGTTGAAGAAACATCCATACGCTTTAGAAGTTTACAGAGCCTATTTTATTTTATTAAAGAAGTTAGAAAAATTAGAACAAATACAAGAAGAGATTACTAAGATAGTAGTTTGGATTGTTGATTGGCTTCAAGAACATCCAAATGATCAGCGAATTTCCAAGCAATGCCGCCTCTTGATAAGGGATTACGGATCATCAGAGCAGGAAAAAGAGCTGATTGATCGAATAAGGGATCAAACTGCTGCTTTGTTCAAAGAAAATCCAGATGATAGAGAAGCATTTCACAAGTATCTGGCCCAAGTAAAGAAAAGTGGAACATTTGAGGAGAAAAAAAAGGCCATTCAAGAGACTGGTAGTTGGATAGAAATCTATCCAAATGATTCAAATGTTCGTATTATCAACTTGTCTTTGACTGAAGAGCAGGGAACAAGAGAGCAGAAGCAGAAAGCGATTCACGAGACGAGTGAGTGGCTTAAAGATTATCCAAGCACTTGGCAAGATATTTTACTCAAATACCTTGCTCTAATTGATCAAGTGGGGAGTAGACATCATCAACAAGGTGCAATTGCTTATATTAAAAATTGGTTGCAATTATATCCAAATGATCTTGCCCCTCGTAAACACTATCTTATGCTTTTTGAGAGAATTAATGTAAGTTTTGTGGAACTTCAGGCTATTGTTAATGAGCAATGGTTTTGGATGAGTCAACAGCAGAAGGTAGATCTAGATCTCTGGTATGTGTTTCTTCCCATTCTTAAACGTTGTAATCAACCAGCATTAATTAAAACTGTTACTAGTTGCGCAATAAAGCAGTATCCTCAAGACAAGAAGATTGTTTGTTATGTTTTTTGCTATTTCAGAAATTATTTAGATCTTGAAACTTGCTTCGATCTAGCTAACTTTATCTTTAGAAATTATAAAAGTCCGCGAACAAGTCAGTACAAAGATTTGCTCAGTGTCGCGGATTTTTTTCTTGATTACGACGAACTAGATACTGCAAAAAGAATCTACCAGAAAGTTTTAAGCTTGGCTAAGCCACAGCTTAATCCTAGCGATGACAATATTAAGTTTCAAAATTTTCTTAATCGGATGGTTAGCCTTGCATCTATAGGTTATGCTCATGTTTTGTTGAAATCTAATACTCCTAAGAAGATAGCTGATAATCTAACTCATGTACTGGTATCAGATCCGAACAATGCTACTTGCTATTGGATTTTAGCTAAATCTTACTGGGCGAGAGGTTCATTTTTCTATAATCATGCCATAGATAATTTTCGGAAAGCTATTGATTTTGATAGACGGAAGGAGGGTTTCTTTTGGTATGAGTTCGGGTGCTTTTATCGTGATGCTTTAGATGATTGTATTAAAGCTCGTCAGTGTTTTGAAAACTCTTTAAAGCAAAAGACTAACCTTTCAGCTTGTCTTGATCTAGCTGAAATAGAGATTGAGAATGAAAATTTCAGTCGAGCCAGAAATCTTTTACAAGATGGACTTGCTCTAAACCTCAAAACGCGCCTAGAGCAGGAAAAGCGGAAAAGGTTAGAACCTAAAATTCAAGCAATACAGAAGTTAGTTCAAGGGTAG
- a CDS encoding NADP-dependent oxidoreductase, translated as MPLTLGWDVSGVVEAVGENVNTFKPGDEVYSRPDIKRDGAYAEYIAVKASEVAFKPKTVDHIHAAAVPLAGITAWHCLFEAAGLTAGQRVLIHAAAGGVGSYAVQLARWKGAHVIGTASARNQDFLFQLGADEIIDYQTTQFEDVVEPVDVVFDTVGGEVQERSWQVVKPGGILVSVISPPPEEKAAAHQCRSAYVFIQPRADWLSEIAQLIDSGQVKPIVETVLSLSQAGEAHKLSEGGHTRGKIVLQVATA; from the coding sequence TTGCCCTTAACTTTGGGTTGGGATGTCTCTGGGGTTGTAGAAGCAGTTGGCGAGAACGTGAACACCTTCAAACCAGGCGATGAAGTCTACTCTCGCCCTGATATCAAACGAGATGGCGCTTACGCAGAGTACATTGCTGTCAAAGCCTCGGAGGTTGCGTTCAAACCCAAAACTGTTGATCACATTCATGCAGCGGCTGTGCCTCTAGCTGGAATTACAGCCTGGCACTGTCTATTTGAAGCCGCTGGGTTAACCGCTGGACAGCGAGTTTTAATTCATGCAGCGGCAGGTGGAGTTGGCAGCTATGCAGTTCAGCTTGCTCGCTGGAAAGGGGCACATGTGATTGGCACTGCTTCGGCTCGGAATCAAGACTTTTTGTTCCAGTTGGGAGCGGATGAAATCATTGATTACCAAACTACTCAGTTTGAGGATGTTGTCGAACCTGTAGATGTCGTGTTCGACACGGTTGGGGGCGAGGTGCAAGAGCGTTCTTGGCAGGTAGTCAAGCCAGGCGGCATCCTAGTTTCGGTCATTTCTCCTCCACCCGAAGAAAAAGCTGCGGCTCACCAGTGTCGGAGTGCTTATGTTTTCATCCAACCCAGAGCCGACTGGCTGAGCGAAATAGCACAACTGATTGATTCGGGGCAGGTAAAGCCGATCGTTGAGACGGTGCTTTCTCTGAGCCAAGCAGGTGAAGCGCACAAGCTAAGCGAAGGTGGGCATACACGCGGCAAAATTGTGTTGCAGGTAGCCACAGCTTAA
- a CDS encoding AarF/ABC1/UbiB kinase family protein, which translates to MFLAQTSSRQREIIEVVLRNGWDFMRRLLTGGKADEPKLPPPAVLRNILVDLGPVYVKLGQLLSTRPDLLPAEYIEELSTLQDEVPPVAWPAIEMVIRQAIRRPLDEVFATIDAVPVAAGSIAQTHHATLIDGREVALKVQRPGLEAVIRQDIALIRGMADLAARTELGKEYDIVAIAEEFTNALQAELDFCQEASYTDQLRRNLSKSRWFDPARLVIPEINWDLTTEKLLVMQWLDGVPLLSAEIRPSADTIIPEEERRQITVLLFRVFFQQLYIDGFFHADPHPGNLFYLKDGRVAILDCGMMGRLDPRTQQILTEMILAISDMDSQRCVQLTIQLGTSGQSGVNMARLETDYDRMLRKYANVNLSEINFSQVFYEILQTARNNKVRFPSNLGLYAKALANLEGVARQFDPEINLLEQIKPLITDLFRRQLIGDQPLQALLRTALDIKSLSLQSPRQIELLLDRVTSETLKWNLTIRDLDPLRRSMDDSANRLSFSILVGCLTIGAAIISSNAPTGSLSQLSIGLFVVASFLGLWLVVSILRSGRLR; encoded by the coding sequence GTGTTTTTAGCGCAAACCAGCTCCCGTCAGCGAGAAATTATTGAAGTAGTCCTCCGCAACGGCTGGGACTTCATGCGGCGCTTGCTGACCGGAGGCAAGGCGGATGAGCCAAAATTGCCACCTCCTGCCGTCCTGCGGAATATTTTGGTAGATTTAGGCCCTGTTTATGTCAAGCTTGGTCAGCTCCTCAGCACTCGCCCCGACTTGCTTCCCGCTGAGTACATTGAGGAACTCTCTACCCTGCAAGACGAAGTGCCTCCCGTTGCTTGGCCCGCGATTGAGATGGTGATTCGGCAAGCCATCCGCAGGCCGCTAGATGAAGTGTTTGCCACCATTGATGCAGTCCCCGTCGCTGCGGGTTCGATCGCCCAAACCCATCATGCGACGTTGATCGATGGTCGGGAAGTGGCTCTCAAAGTCCAGCGTCCTGGTTTGGAAGCGGTGATTAGGCAAGATATTGCCTTGATTCGGGGCATGGCAGATTTGGCCGCTCGTACCGAGTTAGGTAAAGAGTACGACATTGTGGCGATCGCCGAAGAATTTACCAATGCGCTACAAGCAGAATTAGATTTTTGTCAGGAAGCCAGCTACACCGACCAACTGCGCCGCAATCTCTCTAAGAGCCGCTGGTTTGATCCTGCCCGCCTCGTGATTCCAGAAATTAACTGGGACTTAACCACAGAGAAGTTATTGGTGATGCAGTGGTTAGATGGTGTACCTTTGCTGTCTGCTGAGATTCGCCCTAGCGCGGATACGATCATTCCTGAAGAAGAACGACGACAAATTACGGTTTTGTTGTTTCGCGTATTCTTCCAGCAACTCTACATTGATGGATTCTTTCACGCCGATCCCCATCCCGGAAACTTGTTTTATCTCAAAGATGGCCGAGTCGCGATTTTAGACTGCGGCATGATGGGACGCTTAGATCCACGCACCCAGCAGATTTTGACCGAGATGATCTTGGCGATTTCGGATATGGATTCCCAGCGGTGTGTGCAACTCACCATCCAACTAGGGACTTCCGGACAGAGCGGAGTGAATATGGCCCGCTTGGAAACCGACTACGATCGCATGTTGCGAAAGTATGCCAATGTGAATCTCTCAGAAATCAACTTCAGTCAAGTGTTCTACGAGATTCTGCAAACCGCCCGCAACAATAAAGTCCGTTTCCCGAGCAATCTAGGACTGTATGCCAAAGCGCTCGCCAATCTGGAAGGAGTCGCTAGGCAATTTGATCCAGAAATCAATTTGCTAGAACAAATTAAACCGCTGATTACCGATCTGTTTCGACGACAGTTAATTGGTGATCAACCCCTGCAAGCCTTACTCCGCACGGCTTTGGATATCAAAAGCCTCTCCCTGCAATCTCCGCGCCAAATTGAACTGCTGCTCGATCGCGTCACTTCCGAAACCCTAAAGTGGAATCTGACCATCCGTGATCTCGACCCTCTGCGTCGCAGCATGGACGACTCCGCCAACCGTCTCTCTTTTAGTATCCTTGTGGGTTGCTTGACGATTGGGGCAGCGATCATCTCCTCCAATGCCCCCACAGGTAGCCTCTCTCAACTCAGCATTGGCTTATTCGTCGTTGCCAGTTTTCTAGGGCTTTGGCTCGTCGTTAGTATCCTAAGGTCAGGCAGATTGCGGTAG
- a CDS encoding mannose-1-phosphate guanylyltransferase: MSNSLIPVILAGGKGERFWPLSRKLRPKQFLSLDGSGKSLLQATADRLLPLAGGWENLWVVTASHLADGVKEQLPNLPPENLLVESEGRDTAPAVAWSTLEIARRYGEDAVVGFFPADHWIDDQATFEQTLSAATELATQQEAIVTLGIKPNAPSTGYGYIEQGEPAGSYTGFPAYRVDRFTEKPDRETAETFLASGRFSWNSGMFVFRAGVTLNELRVHAPELMHLLEQQGPSAYPQLPKKSIDYALMEKTQKAYVLPVGFGWDDLGDWTAIERLLKGDKANVELATHVGLDTQGAILYASNTEDVIVTIGLEDVVVVRDGNVTLIVKKDRTQEIKQALSQLRDRPDLEHLL, from the coding sequence ATGAGCAATTCCCTCATCCCCGTGATTCTGGCTGGTGGCAAAGGTGAACGCTTCTGGCCCCTAAGCCGCAAGCTACGACCCAAGCAATTTCTGAGTTTAGATGGTAGTGGTAAAAGCCTGTTGCAAGCCACAGCCGATCGCTTGTTGCCTTTAGCTGGAGGTTGGGAAAATCTCTGGGTGGTTACTGCTTCCCACTTAGCGGATGGGGTGAAGGAACAACTCCCCAATCTCCCCCCAGAAAACTTGTTGGTAGAGTCGGAAGGTCGCGATACTGCCCCGGCGGTGGCTTGGAGCACTTTGGAAATCGCTCGGCGCTATGGAGAAGATGCCGTAGTTGGCTTCTTTCCGGCTGATCACTGGATTGATGATCAAGCTACGTTTGAACAAACGCTGAGCGCGGCTACGGAACTCGCAACGCAACAAGAAGCGATCGTGACTTTAGGGATTAAACCCAATGCTCCTTCCACCGGGTACGGCTACATTGAGCAGGGAGAACCTGCGGGCAGCTATACAGGCTTCCCTGCTTACCGAGTCGATCGCTTTACGGAAAAGCCCGATCGCGAAACCGCAGAAACATTTCTCGCCAGTGGTCGCTTCAGTTGGAACAGCGGCATGTTTGTCTTCCGGGCAGGAGTGACCCTAAATGAACTCCGAGTCCATGCCCCAGAGCTGATGCACCTGTTAGAACAACAAGGCCCCAGCGCTTATCCTCAATTGCCCAAGAAGAGCATTGACTATGCGCTGATGGAGAAGACCCAAAAGGCTTATGTTTTACCCGTTGGGTTTGGGTGGGATGATTTAGGAGATTGGACGGCGATCGAGCGCTTGCTCAAAGGAGATAAAGCTAACGTCGAGTTGGCGACCCATGTGGGCTTGGACACCCAAGGAGCCATTCTTTACGCCAGTAATACTGAAGATGTGATCGTCACGATTGGTCTGGAAGATGTGGTGGTGGTGCGAGATGGCAACGTCACCTTAATTGTCAAAAAAGACCGCACCCAGGAAATTAAGCAAGCTCTTAGTCAGCTTCGCGATCGCCCCGATCTAGAACACCTACTCTAG
- a CDS encoding ATP-binding protein gives MGQILRALIVEDSEDDTELLVLELEQQGYDPIYERVDTAKAMQAALDRATWDVIICDYSMPQFSAPAALALLQSRGLDIPFIIVSGTIGEDIAVAAMKAGAHDYLIKGNLVRLVPAIARELREAQERQARRAAQQALRENEERFRSLIENALDLIVVLAIDGTIQYTSPSSKTLFGYEPEAIAATNIFKYLHPEDISHVRQTFQNVIAQPGVTATAEFRCHHQDGSWRLLEASGKHFVEPSGTTRIIVNARDSTERRQAEEMRKALETEKELSELRSRFYSMMSHEFRSPLTAIQMTAQLMRDHSQAFEVNKQKECFQRILNATKRLGHLVDDVLVIGKAESGKFQVAPVPLDLSAFCQELITEFQLTSGKEHQIVFSYEGDGSDVAIDEEILRHVLSNLLANAIKYSPANTKIQFELQQKRDVAIIQVQDQGMGIPPEDLPHLFEPFHRASNVDRIPGTGLGLAIAKKFTELQGGIITATSELGVGTNFIVTLPLQAQL, from the coding sequence ATGGGTCAGATCTTGCGAGCTTTGATTGTGGAGGATTCTGAAGATGACACAGAGTTGTTGGTGTTGGAATTGGAGCAACAGGGTTACGATCCCATTTACGAGCGGGTAGATACTGCGAAGGCGATGCAGGCCGCTCTGGATCGAGCCACTTGGGATGTGATTATTTGCGACTACTCCATGCCCCAGTTCAGTGCTCCGGCGGCTTTAGCTTTGTTGCAAAGCAGAGGCTTGGATATCCCCTTCATTATTGTCTCTGGCACCATTGGTGAGGATATTGCGGTGGCTGCCATGAAAGCGGGGGCACATGATTATTTGATTAAAGGGAATTTGGTGCGACTAGTGCCTGCGATCGCGCGAGAACTGCGGGAAGCGCAAGAGCGCCAAGCGCGGCGGGCCGCCCAGCAAGCTTTGCGAGAAAATGAAGAACGCTTTCGGTCACTAATTGAAAATGCCCTCGATCTGATCGTGGTTTTAGCGATTGATGGCACGATTCAATACACTAGTCCTTCCAGTAAAACTTTGTTTGGCTATGAACCAGAGGCGATCGCTGCCACCAATATTTTCAAATACCTGCACCCAGAAGATATCTCTCATGTGCGGCAGACCTTTCAAAATGTGATTGCTCAGCCTGGAGTGACTGCAACGGCGGAATTTCGCTGCCACCATCAAGACGGCTCTTGGCGGCTGTTAGAAGCCAGTGGTAAACATTTTGTTGAGCCCAGCGGCACGACTCGGATTATTGTGAATGCGCGAGACAGCACCGAACGCAGACAAGCTGAGGAGATGCGAAAAGCGCTGGAAACGGAGAAAGAACTTAGTGAATTACGCTCTCGGTTCTATTCCATGATGTCTCATGAATTTCGTAGCCCCCTCACCGCCATTCAAATGACCGCTCAACTAATGCGAGATCATTCTCAGGCTTTTGAGGTAAATAAGCAGAAAGAATGTTTTCAACGAATTCTGAACGCGACGAAACGCCTGGGGCATTTAGTGGATGATGTTTTAGTCATCGGCAAGGCCGAATCTGGCAAGTTTCAAGTCGCACCCGTCCCTCTAGATTTGAGCGCCTTTTGTCAAGAATTAATCACGGAGTTTCAACTAACCAGCGGCAAGGAGCATCAAATTGTTTTTAGTTACGAGGGAGATGGCTCAGATGTGGCGATAGATGAGGAGATACTGCGCCACGTCCTGAGCAACTTGCTCGCCAATGCCATCAAATACTCGCCTGCAAACACCAAGATTCAGTTTGAGTTGCAGCAAAAGCGTGATGTCGCCATCATCCAAGTTCAAGATCAAGGAATGGGTATCCCTCCTGAAGATTTGCCCCACTTGTTTGAACCTTTTCATCGTGCTAGTAATGTGGATCGGATTCCAGGGACAGGTCTAGGTTTAGCGATCGCCAAAAAATTCACGGAGTTGCAAGGTGGCATCATTACAGCTACCAGTGAGCTGGGTGTAGGCACTAACTTTATCGTCACCCTGCCGCTCCAAGCCCAATTGTGA
- a CDS encoding response regulator, translating to MLKKRILLVEDNPDDEELTLLAFEDCQIANEVIVKRDGAEALDYLLGQGIYSDRHLYPMPSLVLLDLKLPKVDGLEVLRRLRSEARTKVLPIIILTTSKEEQDLIKSYSLGCNSYIRKPVDFNQFMEAIRQLGVYWLLINETPQIREL from the coding sequence ATGCTCAAAAAAAGAATCTTACTTGTAGAAGACAATCCAGACGATGAAGAGTTAACTTTATTGGCATTTGAGGATTGCCAGATTGCCAACGAAGTCATTGTCAAGCGGGATGGAGCCGAAGCGCTAGATTACTTATTGGGTCAGGGAATCTATAGCGATCGCCATCTCTACCCCATGCCATCCTTAGTTTTGCTGGACTTGAAGCTGCCTAAAGTTGATGGTTTGGAAGTGTTGCGCCGTCTTCGCAGTGAGGCTCGTACCAAAGTTTTACCCATCATCATCTTGACGACCTCGAAAGAGGAGCAAGACTTGATTAAAAGTTACAGCTTAGGGTGCAACAGTTACATCCGCAAACCCGTGGACTTTAATCAATTTATGGAAGCGATTCGCCAACTGGGTGTTTATTGGTTACTGATCAATGAAACGCCGCAAATCCGAGAACTTTAA